The DNA window CCAACGTGTCCGACAGCATCGGCGCGAAGACAGCTTGCAGAATCATGCCGACCTCGGCGTCGGTGCCGACGTCCTCGGACACGATGCCGAGGCGCTTGACGCTGCCTGCCAGGCGGGTGAAGTCTCCGTCGATCACCGTGGCATGGAACAGGTCCTGCAGAAGTGAGCGCCACTGTTCGTCGAGCTCGCCCATCACGCCGAAATCGAGGAACGCCACCCGCCCGTCGTCGAGCACCCATACGTTGCCGGCGTGCACATCGCCGTGGAAAAGACCATGCAGGACAAGCGCTTCCATCCAGACCTTCGCTGCCCGGCGTACCACCAGCTCGGATGTGTCGCCCAGCGTGCACTGATCGAGCGGGGACCCGTGCATCCGTTCCATGCAGATGACTCGGTTGCCGCAGTACTCGTCGATGATCTCGGGGGCCGTGACGAACTCGTTGTCACCGAATGCGGATATCGCAGCACGGAACGACGCTTGGCGACGCGCCTCGACGACACTGTCGAGTTCGGCGAACGTCGCGGCGTGCAGATCGATGATGATGGCGGACGCGTTGGCGGTTGCGAAGAATCCGATGTACTTCTCGAGCGCACGCGCGAAGATGTAGGCGATTCGCAGATCGATCTTCATGCGGTGGTAGATGCCGCGTCGCTGGACTTTCATGACAGCTTCGCGACCGTCGTGCAGAACGCACAGGTGCACTTGCGCAACAGATGCCGAGGACAGTGCGGTGTCGTCGAAGCGCTGGAACAACTCATCGGTGCTGCGGCCCAGATCAGCTTCGATGATGGCTCGGGCCTGCGCCCCGGGGAACGACGGGACTTCGTCGAGACATCGAAGACAGGTGTCGGCAAGGACTTTCGGGAACAATCCGGGTGAGGAGCCCATCAACTGCCCGACCTTGACGAACGTCGGGCCGAGCGCGAAGAACGCGTCGACCACACTCTCCGATGCATGAATCGGCCAGCCGCGTCTGGGATGAACGATCCACCGTCCGAGTGCGCGAAACTGGTACAGCACCAGAACGGCGCCGATGACGATGAGGCGAAGAAATTCTCGAACGCCGAACTTGCGCAGCGGTGGAATCGGCTTCTCGCTCATCGGGCCACCCCGGGTGTGCCTGCGCCGAGGGCCGCGCTTTCCAGCCGACTCAACACGCGTTCGAAGCTGCGGCCGTCGTCCGATGCGCGCGCTAGTACGAGTGCGCCTTGGATGCCTGCGACGATTTCCTCTGCAAGCCCTCGGGAGTCGTCACCGTGACCGAGCTGCCGCAGGACCGGTGTCAGTGCGTCGATCCAATCGGTGAAGTACTTGGCGACTCGGGTGCCGAAGAGAGCCCGTTCCACGCCGAGCGAGAACGCGCCGAACAGGCACACGCGGCGGCCCGACTGGAAGTACTTCAGTGTCTGCGCAAACATGTCGGAAGAGCGGGCGCGGGCGTCCGTAGCCGCCTGCAGTGGCGTGAAGACGTTGACCTGGAACCACGCCTCGACGTCGTCGAGAACTGCCTCTGCCATCTCAGTTTTTCCGCGAGGGAAGTAATGGTAGAGGCTGCCTTTGCCGAGACCGGTCCTGCTACTGATGACCGACAGTGACGAACCGTTCCAGCCGTGATCGCCGAAGACGCCCGCCAGAACCGGCACCACATCGCGCCGGTCGGTAGTTGCTCGTGACACTGTTACTCCTCGAGGTCGCCCCTCCGCGCCGTTGCGGGTGAACGGCTTCGACTGTACCTATCGGTACAACCGGCTGACATCGACCCCGTCAGGAGCACACGATCGACACAAGACGTACCCGCCTGGCAGGGTGGCTCTTCGGGTTGGCCGCAGTGCAGTATCTGCTGGCAGAGGTGGTTACCGCGGCAATGTCGACGGGTACCGCCCGGTGTACGACACCGTCAGCGAACTCGGCGTACCTGCCGTCTCGGACTGGCACGTCCTGATGAACATCGCGTTCTGTGTGTCCGCGGTATCGGTATTGGTCGCGGGCTTCTGTTCGGCGCACCTGCTTGCGGCGCGGCGGTGGGTCTATCTCGCAGCAGTGATCGGGTACTCGGCGGGCAGCGTCCTGGTTGCTAGCGTGCATTCCGGTGACGGCAGCGCGCACGTCGTGGGGGCGGTCCTGGCGATCGGAGCAGGAAATGTCATTGCCGTCGTCGTCGGAACCGGTGTGCGTGCTTGTCCACGGTGGTTTTCCGGTGGAAGTCTGGCCCTGGGCGTCGTCGGATTTCTGGCATCGGTTCTGCTGATAGCCGGAATCGGGCCGGTGGGAGCCGTCGAACGAGCCTCGATCTATACGTTCGTAGCCTGGGAGCTGTTGACGGCATTGGCTATCGGAAGGCGTCGTGTTTCTGCTGACAGCAGAAACACGGCGGTTCGGCCGGCGCCCCGACTTCGGTCCTTCTAGCCTGGACGGCATGGCCGAGGAGCGAGCAGAAGCGACAGTCATTCCATTGCGTCCGGCCCCGGCCCGTGAGCCCCTCGTCCGCGACGGAATGGGACGGGTGCTGCGTCGGATCCGTCAGGAGCAGGGCAGGACGCTCGACGACGTCTCGTCGCAGGCCCGGGTGTCGATGCCGTATCTGTCCGAGATCGAACGCGGCCGCAAGGAAGCGTCGTCCGAGGTTCTCTCGGCATTGTGCGGAGCGCTCGAGATCGCGCCGTCGAAGTTGTTGATGCTCACCGGGCGTGAACTCGCCGGAGCGGATTCACGCCGGCGAGTCTCACGTGGGCCGTCCCCGGTAGTCATGCTGGCTGCCTGACTCACTGGTTCCGGTTGGTAGCGATCAGGTCGGCGAGGCCGTAGTCGACGGCCTCGGTGGCCGAATAGATCTTGTCGCGGTCGGTGTCTCGCCGCAGTACCTCCGGCTTCTGCCCCGTGTGCTGCGCGAGAATTGTCTCCATCTCCGCGCGGACTCGGACGATCTCGTCACGTTGAAGCGCGAGATCGGAGATCGTTCCCTCTCCTCCGCCCGACGGTTGATGAAGCAGAATTCGGGCGTGGTTCAGCATGATTCGCTTTCCTGGTGCTCCCGACGCCATCAAGACTCCCGCGGCCGATGCCGCCTGCCCGACGCAGAATGTGGAGACGTCCGGTTTGATGTATTCCATGGTGTCGTAGATGGCGGTCATTGCTGTGAACGAACCACCGGGGGAGTTGATGTAGAGGCTGATGTCCGCATCGGGATTGTCGGATTCGAGGTGGAAGAGTTGCGCGATAACGACATTGGCGACGCCGTCGTCGATCTCGGTACCGAGGAAGATCACTCGTTCCGACAGCAGCCGACTGTAGATGTCGAAGGCCCGCTCACCGCTGTGTGTACGTTCGACGACGGTAGGGATTGTGTATTGGCTCACGGTCACAGCCCAACTGTGCGGTTGGGCGCCGACGGTCGGATGTCGTCGAGAGCGGTGACCGTCTGATCGATGAGCCCGTAGTCGCGTGCCTGGTCGGCGGTGAACCAACGATCCCGTTCGCTGTCGGCGGTGACGGTATCCACGTCGTGCCCGGAATGTTCGGCATTGAGCCTGTGCATCAACGCCTTCGTGTATTCGAGGTTCTGTGCTTGAATTTCGATGTCCACAGCGGTTCCACGGATCCCTGCCGATGGCTGGTGCATCATGATTCGGGCGTGCGGAAGGCTGAACCTTTTGCCTTTGGTTCCGGCGGTCAACAGGAATTGACCCATGCTGGCCGCGAATCCCATTGCGAGAGTGCTGACATCGTTGGGGATGAGTCGCATGGTGTCGAGTATTGCCAGTCCGGCACTGATCGATCCACCGGGAGAATTGATGTAGAGGCTGATGTCTCGACGGGGATCGGAGGCGGACAGCAACAGAAGTTGCGCGCATACCCTGTTGGCGATCGCATCGTCGACAGCGGCGCCGAGCACCACGATGCGTTGATCCAGCAATCTCGAGGCCAGTTGGTCGTCGAACGGCGTCACGGTGGCGGATTCCCGCTCGGTCATGTTCATGTTCATCGTCATGGTTCCCTTCGTCGGTGGTTCGCTCACCAGCTTTCGGTAGCGCCCGCTCGGGAGGAAGGATTCTCTGCTGCCGGCAGAGATCGCCCTGGGCATAACGCGGATGACCAGGCGATTGGGAGGATCGGCGCCGGTGCATGTACTGTTGTGGAACACCCGACGCGGGGTGGAGCAGCTCGGTAGCTCGCTGGGCTCATAACCCAGAGGTCGCAGGTTCAAATCCTGTCCCCGCTACCACTATGAAGTGAAAAGCCAGCGCCCTCGGGCGTTGGCTTTTTCATTTGGGTCAGCTTTGCTTCAATGGACGATTACGGGTCCTCGGTCCGGACCGTGGTGTCCGCGAGAAACGACACCAAGGTGTCGACCCCGCCGCCTGCCGCGTGCACCCGCCGCTGCCGAATTGCCCCGTTGCCGCGCCGGAACAGACAGCGCAGCGACTTCTCGACCTTGCGGTCCCCATCGAGCGCATCGAGGGCCTCCGCCACATGACGGAGTAGGAGCTCGACACCGTGCTCGGCGGAGACTGTAGTTGCAAAGCTGGGATCGACCAATCGGTCGCTGATGCCGTCGCGCGCCGCCCGCCAGTACGCCACACGGAGAGCGCCGTCGGAGATCGGCGAGGCGTCATCGCCACGATCGATGGCGGCCAACGCGGTCATCACCAGCGCCCGAATCAAAGTCGCGAGAACAACGGACTCCCCCACCGTGGACGGGACATCGCACACCCGAACTTCCACTGTGGGATAGCGAACAGAAGGCCTTGCATCCCAATAGATCTGGCCTTCGTCGATGATCGCGCCGCAGTCGAGCATCGACGCCAGCACACTGCCGTAGTGCTCGACCGATTCCAGAAATGGGGGCGGTCCGGCACTGGGCCAGCGAGACCACATGATCGACCGCCAGCTCGCATATCCGGTGTCCACACCGCCGCTGATCGGGGAATTCGCGCTGATGGCCAACAGCGTCGGAAGCCAGGGACGCAGATGGTTGCACACCTGCACTGCCGTAGCGCGATCGGGGACGGCGACGTGAACGTGGCACCCACAGATTGCTTGTTCGTCGGCGATGTGCCGAAAGTTCGCGGCGATCCGGCGATACCTACCGGTATCGGTGATCGGATGTTCACCCGCCGCGACTGGCTGGACACCCACAGCAAGCAGCCGCGCACCGCTGTCATGGGCAGCCTGGGCTGCGGTGGCTCGCAGTCCGGTCAGGCTGTCTTTCAGCTGCTCGGCGGTGTCGAGTACGGGGGTGGTCGTCTCGACTTGGCAGGGCGTCAGTTCCGATTCCAGCTTCAACCCTGCATTCGCAGCGCGCCGGATCACCTCGCCGTTGTTCATCACCGGATTGCTGGTGGTGTGGTCGACGAGCAGGAATTCCTCCTCGACTCCCACGGTGGGGTATCCCGTGTCCCCTAGACATTCGGAGTAGTCGGGTCCGCTCGTTCTTTGTGCAGCAATAGACGTCGATCTCATTGCCCGACCTTCCTCGTGCTGGGACACATCGAATAGCCGACCGACGTAGAATCAAACTTCCGGTGGCCAGTCGGGCCGACTCCCCACCTGCTACTGCAACCGAAACTTGACGATGTCGCTGACGCTCTCGATCGCGTCCGTCAGCACCTGCAGGCGGTCAGGGGCGCCGAGAGCCTCCAACACGTCCTGGCGGTCGGACTGGCCCATCGGCACCTGCGCCGCGAGGGTGAATAGTCGCTCGCCGGGTCCGGCCGGCAGTTCCGAGAACTCGGGCTGGTCGGGAGGGATGGACCCTTCGGCTGCCGCAAGTTTCGCGATCAGCTGGTACAGGCCCGTGATCTTGTTCTCCAGATCGGTGAATTCGGACTCGGCGACCGAATCCTCGGGACTATCGGGCCAGGGTCGCACGTCGGCTCGGGGATACGGATCGTCTTCGAGCCACGCATCGACTCTGATACGTTCTCCGCCTACACATTCCACGAGGAAACGGCCGTCGCCGATGTCCCGGTGCGCAACGATGTGGGCGCGCGTGGCGACGTCGTGACGGACGTCGCCGCCACCTGCCTCGTGGCCGCGCGCAATCAATACGACGCCGAAGCTGGGGTCGGACGTTGCCAGGCAGTCACGTAGAAGTTCCTGATAGCGAGGCTCGAAGATGTGCAGTGGAAGAGCTTCGCCCGGCAGCAGTACGCTGCCGAGCGGAAACATGGGTAGCACGGTCATGTCGGGTCCGACGCTGCCGCCCGTGTCGGCTTGTCGATAACAGCGCTCGACTGCAAGAACTCGTCGAGAATCCGGAAGAACAGATCAGGCTCGTCCAACTGCGGAAAATGCCCTGCGCTGGGGAAGATCTCGACGCGGGAGTTCGGCACTTCACGTCGAATGTTGTCGGCGTGCGACGCTGGAATCATGCGGTCCTTGCCGCCCCAGACCAGCAGTGAAGGGATCGTATCGAACTTCTCGAAATGCTGCTTCGCGCTCACGGTTTGGCCTCGGGGGCCCACGACTGCGCGGGTCGACGCGAGGAAGGCTTCGCGTGAGCCCTTGTCTGCCACTGTCTTGAAGGAACGCCAGGTTTCTTCCATGCTCTTGCCGGGACGCACCGGTAGACCCCACTTGCCGAGCTGCCCAATGGCGGTTTCGGTGTTCTTGCGTACCCAATCGGACGCGAGAAGCGGAAGCACCAGCTCGCTGCCGGGCAGCGTCGCGGCCTTGAGCAACAGCGAAACCTCGCGCCCGAGACCGCCGCTGCTGACGAGCGCCAACCGCTCCACTCGCTCGGGGAACAGGTACACCGCCTGCATGACGATTCCGCCGCCGAGCGAATGACCGACCATCGGCGTGGATGCGATGTCCAGGTGATCGAGCAGGTCTCGGATGGTTGCCGAGTGCGAGCTGAGTGAGTAATCGCCGGACGGTTTGTCCGAGATTCCGTGACCGAAGAGGTCAGGTGCGATAACCCGATACTTCGCAGACAGCCGCTCGATCTGCCCTGCCCATGACTCGTGCGAGCCGAGTAACCCGTGGACGAGTACGACGGGCGGACCGTCGCCGACGTCGACGTATCTCAGGATGTCCATGTGAAGCTCGACGGATTCGAGCTCGTACGGTGACGTGTGGTTGATCATCGTGCCTCCTTGCTGCTCGTCGACACTCTCGTCGCCCAACCTACGCGGGTCGAGGTGTCGAAGAACAGTAGATGTGGTGCGGACTGCACCTCACATCAATGGATCGGAGAGCCCACAGCGTTCTCGATGGCCTCCGCCACCGAGCCGACTGCGGGTTCGCGAACGAACTCGTTGTGGGAACTGCGCACGTGCACCAGCGTCAGCGGACCGGTCACCACCGCCGCCCAGGACGCCGGGTCCGAGACGTTGTCGTCGGATACGACCACCGTGGCGGCGCCCGCCCACGGCTTCGGGCGGTGCCGACTCATCGCCTTCGACGCCACCAGCGCGAACGTCAACCACCGCTCGGTCGTCGATTCCTGTGTGAGACCTGCCCGTGCGAGTCGAATGCGGTAGCGGATTCGGTCGCGTATCGGGATGTTCGCGGGTCGGACGAAGAGTGGGGCCGCATGCGGTAGGCCCGCACTACCGGGGAAATGATCGAGGATGTCGCGAAGCAACAGAGGGTCCAGCAGGACAACCTGCTCGACGACATCACCGGCATCGGCCAGCAACCGCGCTACCTCCAGCGCCGTCCATCCACCGATCGAATGCCCGGCAACGATGTACGGGCCTTCGGGCTGCACCGACTTGATCTCGCGAACGTATCGACGTGCTGCGCCCCGCACAGTGCGGTCGGGTATCGCCGTGCCGTCCAGCCCCCGCGGTTGCAGTGCGTAGACCGCCCGATCGCCGCTCATCCGTCGGGCCAGCGGCACAAGGCCGAGGGCGGGTACTCCGGCTCCGGTCACGACGAACAGAGCTGGGTGTCCGCCGGTCTTGTTCAAGCGGACGAGCACGGTGCTGCCGTCGTTCTTGGTGACCGTTTCGGATTCGCTCAGCTTCCGGTCGATCAGCTCCGCGAGTGTCCGCACGGTCATGGCAGTACCGAGATCGGACGGGCTCAACTGGACGTGCATCATGTCGTTGACGGCGATCAGGATATTGACCATGGACAACGACGTGGCACCGAGCTCGGAGAAGTCGTCGTCGCGTCCTATTCGATCTGTGTCGATCTGCGTCGATACGACCGACGCCACCCAACGTTCCGTCGCGCCGACAGCGGCATGATGTGGTGGCGTCGGGCGTGAGAGGGGCGAGGGAAGCGCGTCCCGAGTGACCTTTCCTCGCTCGTTGCGGGGAATGGAGTCCAGTTCGACGACGAACATGGGAACCATCCACTCCGGAAAGTTCTCCCTGAGTGCGCTACGAACCTCTGCATCGGTATGACTGCTTCCGACGAAGTACGCGGCGAGTTCGGAACTGCCCTCGTGAACGCATGCGGTGACGGCCACATCCGTGATTCCCGGGAGCGAGCGCACGAAGCCCTCGACTTCAGCAGGTTCGACGAGATAGCCACGCACCTTGATCGCCTCGTCGACGCGGCCGGCCAGATGAAGGACTCCGTCCGCATCGACTCGACCGAGGTCACCCGTCCGGTAGTGGTGCTGAACTCGGTCCGAGAAGAAACGGGATCGAGTCAGATCGTCGAGCCCGAGGTAGCCGTCGGCGAGCACGGAGGCCGATACCCGGATCTCACCGATGGCGCCCGGCGATACCGGGGTTCCGTCCGGCCCGACGATGTCGACGGTCTTGCCTCTCGGCTGCCTCCCTGCAGGCAGATACCCCGGAGGAAGCGGCCGACCGGCGCTGTACACGTCGAAGGCGACGGCACCGGCTTCGGTCGTCGCATACCAATTGACGAAGGATGCGTCGGTACCGAGTGCGCTGCGGAACGCGATGACGTCCTTCGAGTGCAACGCCTCTCCGTACGTGGTCACCAGCCGGAGCGAGGGGACCGCGTCATCGGGTAGCGACGAGATCGGTTCGGCCCCGGTCGTGAAGCTACGCACGAGCGACGGAGAGCAGTGCAGTGTCGTCAGCGCAGAGCGCTCGATCCACTCGGTCAATGCCGTCGATTGTGTGCTTCGAGGGTCCGTGCAATACACCGACGCTCCGCTCAGGAGCCCGGCGAACAGCGTGTTGAGGCCGGCACCGAAACTGACCGGGAGTGCGTTCCCTACGCGGTCTCGGTTGGTGAGCCCGAGTGCCGAACTTACTTCGTAGGCCTTGGTCAGGCACATTCGATGGCTGAGAAGTACCCCTTTGGCCGTGCCGGTGGATCCGGAGGTGAACGCGATCAACGCCGTTCGGCCGCCGGCGAATGCGGGCAGCGGCACCGCGGAATCCTGGGCGTCGACGAGGTCCGATCTTGTGAGTCGCAGCGCCGATGCCGCCTTGGCGATGCTCGCCGATCGATTCTCGGGCAGGTTCGTATCGAGCGGCACTAGGGAGTGGCCGGACGCCATCACTGCAAGCATCAGGGTGATGGAGTCGATGGTGCAGGCGGCGTCGACGGCGATCGGTCGGAGATCGTTCGACGTCAGATCCGCAATTTTCCGTGCCGATGCATATGTCCGGTGCAGTAGTTCGTCGAATGTGACGGTGCCTTCGCCACTGTCGATAGCGATCGCGTCGGGCACCGAGTGCGCGACTTCGCACAGCCGGTCGAGCAGGGTGTCGCGGGGATCGGGTCTGCACAAGGGGGCGAGGGGCGCATGTACCGGGGCGTCGATCCGGTGCAGCGACATGGCCACTCCTCGCGTAGGGCGGTCGTTCTGCTCAGGCCGTCGTCTTGTTCACGCAACAATGGAGACGAACATGGGCGACGAAGCCTGTGTTCACGACCCAAAACAATCGTAAAGTCTGTTTTACTCCTAACAAAGTAGCCTCATGGTCCTTTTCGGCGCAACTTCTCGTGAACAATCGAGAAGTTGCGCCGGACACTCAGGCTTCGCTGATTGCTTCCAAAGGTGCGGTTCGGGCCGCGCGAACTGCCGGCCACAGTGCGGCGAGCACGCCGACGACGGCGGATCCGACGAGCATTGCGCTCATCTGCCCCCACGGAATCGTGAGTGTGCTCAGTCCCTCGTCGCGCAAGGTCCTGACGAATCCCCAGCCGAAGGCGATGCCGAGAGCGAGGCCGACGATCGCACCGAACAGTGCGATGAGCAGAGACTCCAGGTAGATGGTGCGCCGAACTTGAGGCCTCTGCATGCCGACCGCGCGGAGCATCCCGATCTCGCGTCGTCGTTCGACGACGGACAAGGCGAGCGTGTTGATGATGCCGAGGATGGCGATGACAACCGCGAGTGCAAGGAGACCATAGAGAACGGCGAGCAGAGTGTCGATCTGCTGGCTCTGCGCGCCCTTGAACTCCTCGCGGTCCTGAACCTGCACGACGACGAAAGGCTTGGTTGCTGTTTCGAGGTCGGTACGCAAGGTATCGAGGTCGGTTCCCGGTGCAGCACCGACGAGGACCACGATGTCGGACCGGACGATGCTCGGCGTCACTGCCTGATAGACCTCGTTGGAGATCATCCAGTCCCCGACGAGTGGGCTGTCCTCGTAGATTGCGGTCACTGTCACGGGAACTTGCTGGCCGTCGACCGAGGTCATGTCGACGACGCTGCCGAGGTTCCATCCCTCGCTCGCCGATGCGGACTGCGAGACGGCCATGCTGTCCCCGGTCAGGTCGGGAGAACCCGAGACGACGACGCTGTCGAACAATCCGTCCGGGCTTCCTTCGAGCGCGACGCCGAACGCCGGCTCGTCGTCGATGTCCACCGACACCGGATGGAGGATTGCGACGCGATCGACACCGGCCACCGAGCGCGCAGCCTCGCCTGCGCCGGTGGGAACGCCGATGGCGGGCGGACCGCTGAAGATGTAGTCGGCTTCGATTCCGTTGTCCACGAGCGCATCCACGCTCGCCTTGGCCGTCGAACCGAGCACCCCGATGACCGAGACCAACATCAGTCCGAGCATCAGAGCGAAAGCCGTCGCTGCGGTGCGCCTGGGATTGCGGACCGAGTTGGTGCGGGCGAGACGCCCGATCGCCCCGAACGGGCGTGTCAGTATCGAGCCGAGTGCGCCGACGATCGGCCGCGACAGGGACGGTGCCGCCAGTGCGACCGCGACGATGACGGCGACGGCGCCTGCTCCAACGGTGGCGGCGGCCGCACCGCCCGTCGACTGTGCGCCGACCACTACAGCTGCGGCCCCGAGTGCGCCGATCCCGACGCCGACCAGCGTGCGGGTTCGCAGGCTGTCACCAGCGGAGGCGAACTCCTCGCGCATGGCCGCGATGGGCGGAATCTTGGCTGCCCGGCGCGCCGGAGCGTAAGCACTCAGCACTGTCACGACGATGCCGACCACGAACGACACGATCACCGTTCGTGGTTCGAGAGCGAGGGTGCCGCCAGGTAGTCCGAGATCGAATGCGTTGAGCAGGGCGCGCAGTCCATACGCGAGCCCGACGCCACCGGCGAAGCCGATCGCACTCCCGATCACACCGACGACGAGCGCCTCCAACACCACGGACCGACTGACCTGACCGCGGCTCGCTCCGATCGCGCGCAGTAGTGCGAGCTCACGAACACGTTGGGCGACGATCATCGAGAAGGTGTTGTAGATGATGAATGTGCCTACCAGAAGGGCGATTGCACCGAACGCAAGCAGGAAGTAGTTCACGAAGGACAGCGCCTGCTCGATCTCGGCCTGCGCCTCCTCGCGTACTTCGTCGGCGGTCTGTACCTTCGCGTCGGGCAGTGCCGCGGCGATCTCGTCGCGCAGATCGCTCTGACTTTTCCCGCTTCCGGCCAGGTCCTTGCCCGCGACGTCGTAGTACTGGACGTGGCTGCCATCGGAGAACAGCTCGTTCGCCTGGCTCTCGAAGAATTGGATACCGATGTAACCGCCGGACTCGACAGCTGTGTCGAAGATTCCCGTGACGGTGACATCGATCGTGCCCTTCGACGGCACGAGCACCTGAGTCTTGTCGCCGACGCCGAGTCCCGACCGACTTGCCCCGCCTTCGTTGATCACGACCTCGCCGGGCGCCGACGGGGCGGTACCGGCCACGAACACGGAGTCGTCGCCGAGTCTGCGGTCGGCCGGGATGTACGACTCGCCGATAGTCGGCGCGCCGCCGGTTTGCACAGCAGCGCCGGACTCGTCGAGGACGACGATCTGTCCGCCTACATACGGTACGACGGCGGCGACGTCGGGCAGTGCGGAGATGACCGCGGCGTCCGAGGTCGGAACGCCGATCGAGCGGGCATCCTCGGCGCTGACTCGGACGTCGGCGCCCTGGGCGGTGTCGGAGAATATCGAGGAGAACGTTCGCTGCAGCGTGTCGGTGAACACGAAAGAGCCTGCGACGAAGGCAGTTCCGAGGACGACGGACAGGACGGTGAGCGCAAGTCTCACCTTGTGTGCGGCAAGGTTCCGCAGCGAGACCTTGCGCATAGGATTGGGCGTGGACATGGTCAGACCGTCTCCAGCTGTTTCATGCGGTCGAGTACGGTCTCCGCAGTGGGGTTCGCGAGGTGGTCGATGACCGCGCCGTCGGCGAGGAACACCACGCGGTCTGCGAAACTGGCGGCGCGTGGATCGTGGGTGACGATCACTACCGTCTGATCGAATTCGTCCGCTGCCGCGCGCAGAATGCCCAGTACTTCGCCCGACGAGCGTGAATCCAGGTTGCCCGTCGGCTCGTCCCCGAACACGATGTCAGGACGTCCGGCAAGTGCCCGTGCGCAGGCCACACGCTGTTGCTGGCCACCGGACAGCTCTGAGGGGCGATGATCGAGTCGATCACGCAGGCCGAGTCGGTCGACGACGGTGTCGAGCCACTGCTGGTCGGGTTCGCGTCCGGCGATGTCGAGCGGAAGGGTGATGTTCTCCAGCGCCGTCAGCGTGGGCACCAGGTTGAACGACTGGAACACGAAACCGATCCGGTCCCTTCGGAGTCCGGTCATCTGCTTGTCGGTGAGGTTCGTCAGCTCGGTATCGCCTATCGTGACGGTCCCCGAGGTTGCACTGTCGAGACCGGCGAGGCAATGCATCAGTGTCGACTTTCCCGATCCGGACGGGCCCATGATGGCGGTGAACTCGCCGCGTTCGAACTCGACGCTGACGTCCCGCAGGGCGTGAACTTGCGTGTCTCCTGTGCCGTACGTCTTGGTGAGTGCTTTCGCACTGGCGGCAGGAGCAGAGCCCGCGGAGCGACCCGGGAGCGCGATATCAGTCATGCTGCCAGTGTTTCAGTGTTTTCGATGCTCCACTATCCGGGGACACCCTGACTTC is part of the Rhodococcus sovatensis genome and encodes:
- a CDS encoding alpha/beta fold hydrolase, yielding MSLHRIDAPVHAPLAPLCRPDPRDTLLDRLCEVAHSVPDAIAIDSGEGTVTFDELLHRTYASARKIADLTSNDLRPIAVDAACTIDSITLMLAVMASGHSLVPLDTNLPENRSASIAKAASALRLTRSDLVDAQDSAVPLPAFAGGRTALIAFTSGSTGTAKGVLLSHRMCLTKAYEVSSALGLTNRDRVGNALPVSFGAGLNTLFAGLLSGASVYCTDPRSTQSTALTEWIERSALTTLHCSPSLVRSFTTGAEPISSLPDDAVPSLRLVTTYGEALHSKDVIAFRSALGTDASFVNWYATTEAGAVAFDVYSAGRPLPPGYLPAGRQPRGKTVDIVGPDGTPVSPGAIGEIRVSASVLADGYLGLDDLTRSRFFSDRVQHHYRTGDLGRVDADGVLHLAGRVDEAIKVRGYLVEPAEVEGFVRSLPGITDVAVTACVHEGSSELAAYFVGSSHTDAEVRSALRENFPEWMVPMFVVELDSIPRNERGKVTRDALPSPLSRPTPPHHAAVGATERWVASVVSTQIDTDRIGRDDDFSELGATSLSMVNILIAVNDMMHVQLSPSDLGTAMTVRTLAELIDRKLSESETVTKNDGSTVLVRLNKTGGHPALFVVTGAGVPALGLVPLARRMSGDRAVYALQPRGLDGTAIPDRTVRGAARRYVREIKSVQPEGPYIVAGHSIGGWTALEVARLLADAGDVVEQVVLLDPLLLRDILDHFPGSAGLPHAAPLFVRPANIPIRDRIRYRIRLARAGLTQESTTERWLTFALVASKAMSRHRPKPWAGAATVVVSDDNVSDPASWAAVVTGPLTLVHVRSSHNEFVREPAVGSVAEAIENAVGSPIH
- a CDS encoding ABC transporter permease; this encodes MRKVSLRNLAAHKVRLALTVLSVVLGTAFVAGSFVFTDTLQRTFSSIFSDTAQGADVRVSAEDARSIGVPTSDAAVISALPDVAAVVPYVGGQIVVLDESGAAVQTGGAPTIGESYIPADRRLGDDSVFVAGTAPSAPGEVVINEGGASRSGLGVGDKTQVLVPSKGTIDVTVTGIFDTAVESGGYIGIQFFESQANELFSDGSHVQYYDVAGKDLAGSGKSQSDLRDEIAAALPDAKVQTADEVREEAQAEIEQALSFVNYFLLAFGAIALLVGTFIIYNTFSMIVAQRVRELALLRAIGASRGQVSRSVVLEALVVGVIGSAIGFAGGVGLAYGLRALLNAFDLGLPGGTLALEPRTVIVSFVVGIVVTVLSAYAPARRAAKIPPIAAMREEFASAGDSLRTRTLVGVGIGALGAAAVVVGAQSTGGAAAATVGAGAVAVIVAVALAAPSLSRPIVGALGSILTRPFGAIGRLARTNSVRNPRRTAATAFALMLGLMLVSVIGVLGSTAKASVDALVDNGIEADYIFSGPPAIGVPTGAGEAARSVAGVDRVAILHPVSVDIDDEPAFGVALEGSPDGLFDSVVVSGSPDLTGDSMAVSQSASASEGWNLGSVVDMTSVDGQQVPVTVTAIYEDSPLVGDWMISNEVYQAVTPSIVRSDIVVLVGAAPGTDLDTLRTDLETATKPFVVVQVQDREEFKGAQSQQIDTLLAVLYGLLALAVVIAILGIINTLALSVVERRREIGMLRAVGMQRPQVRRTIYLESLLIALFGAIVGLALGIAFGWGFVRTLRDEGLSTLTIPWGQMSAMLVGSAVVGVLAALWPAVRAARTAPLEAISEA
- a CDS encoding ABC transporter ATP-binding protein: MTDIALPGRSAGSAPAASAKALTKTYGTGDTQVHALRDVSVEFERGEFTAIMGPSGSGKSTLMHCLAGLDSATSGTVTIGDTELTNLTDKQMTGLRRDRIGFVFQSFNLVPTLTALENITLPLDIAGREPDQQWLDTVVDRLGLRDRLDHRPSELSGGQQQRVACARALAGRPDIVFGDEPTGNLDSRSSGEVLGILRAAADEFDQTVVIVTHDPRAASFADRVVFLADGAVIDHLANPTAETVLDRMKQLETV